A genomic segment from Mycosarcoma maydis chromosome 13, whole genome shotgun sequence encodes:
- a CDS encoding pseudouridine synthase DEG1 (related to DEG1 - pseudouridine synthase) — translation MEAKERYRGWTKESLLARIVELEAQATSQRAAQARIDTEAHVARTSPATPTAVLTVEATEGRRTRQKQAAGKKVKKHKEFDFASAPCRKIALRFSYDGAGYSGLAAQNTTVPGSGSSLPTVEGVLWDALCTARLVDPALGMDGAGFSRCGRTDRGVSAAGQVVALWVRSKKLNQWPDRLEHQEQFSPLASSLLSKPSPQEWDDLQEKRNAKLEGTELPYVQILNRILPSSIRIQAWSPVRSNFSSRFDCVYRHYKYFFPAGPPRLFYPRSKTINGEDGVAFSVGGGQDAGATRLDIALMRDAARRLLGEHDFRNLCKIDASKQITNYRRRIDGVSIDRVSSHWPSKNDGVEDDDGGEEGEEHMYVLNLRGTAFLYHQVRNIMAILFLVGARLEPPSVIEELMNTESGRIAADRVKMQLATQRVARATANSEQDHEAIKWWLPVNATSCSASSSQSTPEDVPMWMHSSLYSSSADDELEVYATKPNYEMAADRPLVLWECGFLPTDVEWRVGSYDGALSCMGASDAVENAAAASHSLLRVHKTWTQLAISTELSRHFVLASPSAHMGTLASRTTFYQAAFPCLPVAEVDKVEAQESRESSRPSGIIPLGNGTGRGAANYVPLQQRPREETYQVKNQRWAETTGKRRADKKLSQQQPVASQP, via the coding sequence ATGGAAGCCAAAGAGCGTTATCGTGGTTGGACGAAAGAATCACTGCTGGCGCGGATTGTCGAATTGGAGGCTCAAGCGACGTCGCAGCGCGCTGCACAGGCTAGGATCGACACCGAAGCCCACGTTGCCAGAACGTCTCCCGCCACTCCCACTGCTGTGCTGACCGTTGAAGCCACAGAAGGCAGACGCACGCGCCAGAAACAGGCAGCAGGCAAGAAGGTTAAGAAGCACAAAGAATTCGACTTTGCCTCTGCACCATGTCGCAAGATAGCACTGCGCTTCTCGTACGATGGAGCGGGGTATTCGGGACTAGCAGCGCAAAACACCACGGTGCCTGGCTCTGGAAGCTCGTTGCCGACGGTGGAAGGCGTGCTGTGGGATGCGCTTTGTACAGCGCGTCTCGTCGACCCCGCATTAGGGATGGATGGCGCTGGCTTCAGCCGTTGCGGAAGAACGGATCGGGGCGTATCCGCCGCAGGGCAGGTGGTAGCTCTCTGGGTTcgaagcaagaagctcaatCAGTGGCCGGATCGTCTCGAACATCAAGAACAGTTTTCTCCTCTTGCCTCCTCTCTACTATCCAAGCCATCCCCGCAGGAATGGGACGATCTGCAAGAAAAGCGCAACGCAAAGCTGGAAGGCACGGAGCTACCGTACGTTCAAATCTTAAACCGGATCTTACCCTCCTCGATCCGTATCCAGGCGTGGTCACCTGTGAGGAGCAATTTCTCCTCGCGGTTCGACTGCGTCTATCGACACTACAAGTACTTCTTCCCCGCTGGGCCACCGCGACTTTTTTATCCACGATCGAAGACCATCAACGGTGAAGATGGAGTTGCATTTTCTGTGGGGGGAGGTCAAGACGCGGGGGCAACGAGGTTGGATATTGCGCTGATGCGCGATGCCGCACGCCGGTTGTTGGGTGAGCACGATTTCCGCAATTTATGCAAAATCGATGCATCCAAGCAGATTACGAATTACCGTCGGCGGATTGACGGGGTGAGTATCGATCGGGTGTCGTCGCACTGGCCGAGCAAGAACGACGGCGTggaggatgatgacggcgGGGAAGAGGGCGAGGAGCACATGTACGTGCTCAACCTGCGCGGGACAGCCTTCCTGTACCACCAGGTGCGCAACATCATGGCgatcctcttcctcgtcggtgCGCGGCTCGAGCCTCCCTCGGTCATCGAAGAGCTGATGAATACCGAGAGCGGCCGAATCGCTGCTGATCGCGTCAAGATGCAGTTGGCTACTCAACGCGTGGCTCGAGCCACCGCCAATTCCGAGCAGGACCACGAGGCGATCAAATGGTGGCTTCCCGTCAACGCcacctcttgctcggcgtcTTCGTCGCAGTCGACACCGGAGGATGTTCCAATGTGGATGCATTCGTCGCTGTATTCCTCGTCGGCCGATGACGAGTTGGAGGTGTACGCGACTAAGCCCAACTACGAAATGGCGGCTGACCGACCGCTAGTTCTGTGGGAGTGCGGCTTTCTGCCCACGGACGTCGAGTGGAGGGTGGGATCGTACGATGGCGCGCTCTCATGCATGGGTGCCTCGGATGCGGTAGAGAATGCGGCTGCGGCGAGCCATTCGTTGTTGCGCGTGCACAAAACGTGGACGCAGTTAGCAATATCCACCGAGCTATCGCGACATTTCGTGCTGGCTTCGCCATCCGCTCATATGGGCACGCTCGCGAGCCGTACGACCTTCTATCAAGCTGCATTCCCATGTCTTCCCGTGGCAGAGGTGGACAAAGTAGAAGCGCAGGAGTCGCGAGAAAGCAGCAGGCCAAGTGGGATCATCCCTTTGGGCAATGGAACcggtcgaggagctgcCAACTACGTCCCACTGCAACAGCGACCACGAGAAGAGACGTACCAAGTCAAGAACCAACGCTGGGCCGAAACAACTGGAAAGAGGAGGGCCGATAAGAAGCTATCTCAGCAACAGCCGGTAGCGTCACAGCCCTGA